In the genome of Ictalurus punctatus breed USDA103 chromosome 3, Coco_2.0, whole genome shotgun sequence, the window aatcagcctaccgtgcacgtctttggactgggggaggaaaccggagtacccggaggaaacccccgcagcacggggagaacacgtaaactccgcacacacagggcagcggtgggaatcgaaccgctgaatttttttttgttcaattgCTAAATCTGTAACAATTTAGTGTGTACACTTGTCATGTGACAAGTTTGTGCTTTATCTGACTTCATGCAGTGAAATTAACAccacatattctctctctctctccctgtgtgtgtgtgtgtgtgtgtttacaggctCTCTGCCATGTCTCTAAGCTGTGCcgtggtgtgtgttttgttgtgtttttctcacTCGAGTCACGCGCCTGCTGTGAATCTCCAGCGTTTTATCGGCTGTGCTGTCAGAGAGTTCACCTTCCTGGCCCAGAAACCAGGATGTGGGAGACTGCAGATCATCACCGACGCCTGCTGGGGGCGCTGTGAGACCTGGGAGGtgagaaaccacacacacagttatagGATAGACCTGACATAACCTCAGTAATGTGAGTTTCCAATTTCCTAATCATGTCCTAATAGTACACACGGTTAGTTAAACAATCTTAAATCTATTTCATATTTTTGACCTGATGATGATCTGAAGCGCAGGATCGCAGGATCGCAGGATAGCGGACTTGTCCTCCGGATCCATCATTAAAACGGCACATTATCACAAGGGCACCGTTATATAATTCCGCACTCTTGTAGAAAACCATTAAGCGTGTCTAGAATCGGTTCCTCGTCACCCGTTAAGCTATTAGGAACGTTTATATGGTTTAATTAACACCAAATACCATCAATACAAAACCCCCAGAGACCGGGAGAACCCTGTTATGACTTCCGGATCACTTCTATCTCGACTATTTGCATGTATCGGATCATAATAAAAGCCGGGACTCATCTAAACATCTGGATATTTCAGAAACACACTACTTcaattgctttatttattcacgCCCTTTCACAAGAATAATTCCAGGGTTGTGCGTTAATATTTTCATCGCGTAATTCGTGGTTGTCGCGATACATAAATCAGCTCTCAAAGAAATCTCAAAGCATATATTTGCGTATCTGCCTACGGTACTTATCTAGTGTAAGATTCACCATGAAAGGTGCAGATTAGTGTACCGTATTTAACGCATCAGTGCTGGGTCGACTGAAGCTGAAGTGTAATTTACACTCGCATCCGAGCAAAGGAAGAAAAAGCCCCGTCTTCGAATCGTCCATCGCTTCTGAATCACCGACCGCGATCGTAATTTCACGAGATCGCGATTAAaagtttttcctttaaaaaacttaaaaaaaaaaaaaaaaaaaaaaaaaaaaaaaaagtctaactCAGTTAGCGGTGGAGCTATTTTCATCTATATAAATATTCCCGGAAAATTTTTACTCGGTAAAGTTAACAAGCCGTGGAAATTCTGATCCAGACCTCCTCATACGTAATGTTCTCACATCTCAGAGAGCGCAGTAATTACCTTTAAATGACTGCGTTAACTGAAGAGATTACTCGGAAACGGTAAGCCACGTTCTTCGTTAAAGTGACCGGTACTGGAATAAGAGAAACAGCACATGTGTATAAAGTGCCAGTATTGGAAGTCTGTAAGGCACAGAGCCATCCTTAATCGCAATTTGGTGTACTCGTGCGTGTTATTGTGCTTTCCAAGAAGTGAAGTGCCCCCCATTTCTCAAACACTACAGCCCTATTCAGACCGGGTTAGTTTCACTGTAGAACCTGGTGTATCTCTGGAACTGTAGCTTCACCCAAATCCGTCATGTCAGGATGGTTTGCAAAGATGACGTCATCTTTTACCTACTATTAAGCaaactgtataataataataataataataataataataataatatagagtGTATCGCACCTGAATTGGCGCATTGACAAAGATTCAGTTACATTCTGTGGGAAAAGAGGTTCTGTTTTCCATCGTCTCTCgccaaaaccaaaccaaaccaacaCCAAGGCCGACGCCACGTCGAGTTTACAACGCGGGACGATAAGACCCAAACGACGCTAGCATTAGAGACGCGACATATTCAGGGATGTTAAAGTTATTGAGTTCCTAGGACAGGTACGGGCTACGGGACATGTTTACGGTCACGTGACGTTCTACGGTCGCGTGGCTGCTCGGACAACGCAGTCCGATCGTCTGATTCAGCTCAGACGATCGGACTGCGTTGCCCGAGCAGTCACGCGACCGTAGTTCCACCTCtcgtgtctgtctctgtagaaACCGATCCTGGACCCGCCCTTCATCGAGTCCCGTCAGCGAGTGTGCACTTACAACCAGACCCGATTCATCACCGTGCAGCTGCCCAACTGCTCGGCCGGCGTGGATCCGTACTACACCTACCCCGTGGCCCTGAGGTGTGAGTGTGGCGTGTGTGTGACCAGCACCACCGAGTGTATCACCTCCGTCTGAGACAGACAGCCAGGAGACTCGCGTTCCGTCTCTCTTTTCCATCTTTCCGTACCTGCTAAACCAGCGACGTGAatgaaaatatatcattatGATTGAAAGTGAATCATCATGGTGCTGtgtgttgatgagagagagagagagagagagagagagagagagagagagagagagagcgatagagagcgATCCCATCGAGTCTATCATCAAATACTTTACTAGACAACATTACAGGCAGGATGTATTAAAGGTGCGGTATGTCATATTTAAAAGTATTTCAAGACCTGTAACAGTCTTCCCATTTTAAAGACACcttagcgagtgtgtgattaacGAAATTAGATTTCAATGCATCGTTCTAGATACTTCATTATAGGCTTCTGTTTACATCCTTGACgttctggccctgaaattagcTTCACCTCCGACCAGAGCAAGCAAAGGCACAAGCTGTATGTAGTGCGAACCGAGCAGACCAGATCAGCTGGAGCGATCGTGAAGGCTGCTCAATGTCTCCTTCAAAGTTGCAGTTCTCCTCGCAGGCACTAGAGGGctcaaaaataattacaaacagctcctttaatacattttgtatCATGTACTGCTATCAAAATGGCAGAAATCCAGACCTAAAACTTGCACTAATGGAAAGCTTTAAAACTATTAAAACATTTTGACCCCCAAGTTTATGTTACTTTATTTGCAGTGCTTTTCGGTGTTTGTGTCAAAATTCGTATAAGACattaaataaatgctttttgTTTGCTCACGTCTAGAGTCATGAGCAtgaaacaatacacacacacacacacacacacacacacaagcagttGAAAGACCAAATATAAAAGCGTGTTTTTGTAGCAAATCTAAAAATAACAGTGTTTTCTCGCCTGATGTTGAGAGAGGTAATGAGTGATATTAGTgagaaagaagagaataatGCGCATTAGACAGAAGCTGGTGTTTAATTACGTACTTAAATAAAGCACGAGAGCTGGCGAGCTCACGCAGTGACACAGAAACGCAGCCAGTGCTTCATCTCCTCGTGCTTTAGGTGAAAAATATCACTGATCAAATCACTCATGACAGTGCTGTCTCCTTAGGCAAGCAAGCTCGAGTTTATTTtttgcatgcgcacacacacacacacacacacacacacacacacacacacgaaaagatctgtcaagaaaaataaaacaagagcCATGAAAAGAATCAGCTTTGAGCCATTTTGATCACTAtttttcacacactcactgccATTTTAACTGCTCGTCCGCTCGCTCACTCGTTCACTTATTCGCTCGTTCATCAGTTCATACGCCTGCGTaactcgctcgctcgctcgctcagcAGTTTCTTCCCTCACCGGGCCGAACTCTCACTACGTCACTTATTCCGTcattcactcgctcactcaACTATATATCCACTCATACATCCCCCTcgactcactcactccttcacccATTCCGTCACTTATACTTCCGCTTGTTCACCAACtcatccactcactcactcactcactcaccctctcactcactcactcaccctctcactcactcaccctctcactcgccctctcactcgccctctcactcactcactcactcaccctctcactcaccctctcactcgccctctcactcgccctctcactcaccctctcactcgccctctcactcactcactcgccctctcactcactcactcaccctctcactcactcactcgccctctcactcactcactcgccctctcactcactcactcaccctctcactcgccctctcactcgccctctcactcactcaccctctcactcaccctctcactcaccctctcactcaccctctcactcactcaccctctcactcgccctctcactcactcactcaccctctcactcgccctctcactcgccctctcactcactcactcgccctctcactcgccctctcactcgccctctcactcactcactcaccctctcactcgccctctcactcgccctctcactcactcactcaccctctcactcgccctctcactcgccctctcactcactcactcactcaccctctcactcaccctctcactcgccctctcactc includes:
- the gphb5 gene encoding glycoprotein hormone beta-5, whose translation is MSLSCAVVCVLLCFSHSSHAPAVNLQRFIGCAVREFTFLAQKPGCGRLQIITDACWGRCETWEKPILDPPFIESRQRVCTYNQTRFITVQLPNCSAGVDPYYTYPVALRCECGVCVTSTTECITSV